In Trichlorobacter lovleyi, the DNA window CGCAAAGCTGCACTCCCTGACCGGGTTTAACAACGTCACCGTTAACGTCCGCACCGATGGAAGCGGAGGTGAGCCGCTGATTGAATCGGTCTGGCACGACTGTTACGAGGCAGAGCAACATATCTTGCATTTTGGCCGTTCGGATGAACCGGCGTGCTGGCGGGAGGTCGCCTTTGCAAGCGGTTTCGCCTCCTACGTTGAAGGGCGGGAGGTCTACTTTATCGAGGATCAGTGCCGCGCAATGGGGCATGATACCTGTCACGTCGTGGGCCGTTACAAAGAGGACTGGGGACCTGAACTGGAGCCGTATCTCAGATACTACCGCATGGAGTCCTCAGCGGCCATCATGCGGGAGCTGAATGAAAAGCTGATCAGTGTGGAAAAACGGTTGCGCAAGAAGGAGGAGCATTTCGCCTTCCTTGAAGGGGCCACGACCCCCACGCTGGTCATGTCCCGCAGCCGTGCCATGAAGAACGTGGTCGATATGGCCTGGCGGGTTGCCAAGGTGGATTCATCGGTACTGGTCACCGGTGAAAGCGGCTCCGGAAAGGAGCTGATGGCCCGCTTCATCCATGACCAGTCACCCCGTGCTGCGCAGCCCTTTATTGCGGTAAACTGTGGCGCGCTTACCGAGACACTGCTTGAAAGTGAGCTGTTTGGCCATGCCAAGGGATCCTTCACCGGTGCGGACCGGGATCGCCCCGGCCTCTTTGAGGCGGCTGCCGGCGGCACCCTGTTTCTGGATGAGATCGGTGAGGTTTCGCCGGCCATGCAGGTCAAGCTGCTGCGTGCCCTGCAGGAGCGCGAGGTCCGCAGGGTTGGTGAGAACAAGTCGCGCAAGATCGATGTGCGGGTCGTCACGGCAACCAACCGCAATCTGACTGATGAGATTGCCCAGGGTCGCTTCCGGCAGGACCTTTACTACCGCCTGCGGGTCATTGAGCTGCAGGTGCCTCCGCTGCGGGAGCGCAACGAAGATATCCTGCCCCTGACCCGGATGTTCCTGGCCAAGCTGGTGAAACAGATGAAGCTCCAG includes these proteins:
- a CDS encoding sigma-54-dependent Fis family transcriptional regulator, whose product is MKIADMDLREMLSFNPEGGVIHLLGERVLIHNANVSGLLKKELIDSLGVFTARCILTRLGFANGWQTAKNLEQHAPDIWKESKKFAGAKLHSLTGFNNVTVNVRTDGSGGEPLIESVWHDCYEAEQHILHFGRSDEPACWREVAFASGFASYVEGREVYFIEDQCRAMGHDTCHVVGRYKEDWGPELEPYLRYYRMESSAAIMRELNEKLISVEKRLRKKEEHFAFLEGATTPTLVMSRSRAMKNVVDMAWRVAKVDSSVLVTGESGSGKELMARFIHDQSPRAAQPFIAVNCGALTETLLESELFGHAKGSFTGADRDRPGLFEAAAGGTLFLDEIGEVSPAMQVKLLRALQEREVRRVGENKSRKIDVRVVTATNRNLTDEIAQGRFRQDLYYRLRVIELQVPPLRERNEDILPLTRMFLAKLVKQMKLQITGFTSRAAAQFLRYNWPGNVRELQNAVEYAVAMCQGAQIDIDDLPCDLRALSLRPVVSDCIRPLEEIERDYIIGVLRALGGNKVLAATELNIGLATLYRKLKEYEAQGVISLDEIGGQSCSTPAAKGKQQRPEPA